The nucleotide window CGCTTCCCGATCTCGAGGTGAACATGCTGCGCCTGTCGACCGGCGATCTGGCGGCGCGCATCATCGCCGAAAAGGCGAATCCCCAGCACGACGTGCTGTGGGGCTTTGCCGTGACCTCGATGGTCAATCCGCAGATCCTCGAGGGTCTGGAAGCCTACAAGCCGGCCGGCATCGACCAGGTTCCCGAGCGTTTCCGCGATGCGGACGGCAAGTGGTTCGCCGTCACCGGCTACATGGCCGCGCTCTGCGTCAACAACGAGCGGCTGAAGGACAAGGGCCTGAAGATGCCCACCTCCTGGGCCGACCTGACCGACCCGTCCTTCAAGGACGAGGTGGTGATGCCCAACCCGGCCAGCTCCGGCACCGGCTACATCCAGATCAACTCGCTGCTGCAGCTGATGGGCGAGGAGAAGGGCTGGGAATTCCTCGACAAGCTGGACAAGAACGTCGCCCAGTACATCAAGTCGGGCTCGCGGCCCTGCAACGCCGCGTCCGCCGGCGAGTACACCGTCGGCGCGTCGTTCGGCCTG belongs to Stappia indica and includes:
- a CDS encoding ABC transporter substrate-binding protein, producing the protein MHLTKRSALAALAAMMLSGTAMADTITVYTSYEEDEAAAFLEEAKKALPDLEVNMLRLSTGDLAARIIAEKANPQHDVLWGFAVTSMVNPQILEGLEAYKPAGIDQVPERFRDADGKWFAVTGYMAALCVNNERLKDKGLKMPTSWADLTDPSFKDEVVMPNPASSGTGYIQINSLLQLMGEEKGWEFLDKLDKNVAQYIKSGSRPCNAASAGEYTVGASFGLRAVKNIEEGYPITLVVPSEGAGNEMEANALVAASKNKDAAKRFLDWTLSEQAANVYYDWKAIVTVPGGKMPERFTSAGLPDDVSKVLFPVDFKAAAEERARIIQTWQEKYER